One Acutalibacter muris DNA window includes the following coding sequences:
- a CDS encoding sigma-70 family RNA polymerase sigma factor → MGTIPRFSRPGQFDRYCKLVLEHEAIDYLRKMDSLRDRHISLSILPQKEMDKLSTVDRYPSDSHVFTSHGCDLPIENELVADAFAALTEQEQSILILHCVLGMSDGKIGEIMELSRYAIQRRRRKALDELRNKLAALMPKGG, encoded by the coding sequence ATGGGAACTATCCCCCGCTTTAGCAGACCGGGCCAGTTTGACCGCTATTGCAAGCTGGTACTGGAACATGAGGCCATTGACTATCTGCGGAAAATGGACAGCCTGCGCGACCGTCATATATCGTTGAGCATCCTGCCGCAGAAAGAAATGGACAAGCTCTCCACGGTAGACCGCTATCCCAGCGACAGCCATGTTTTTACGTCGCATGGATGTGACCTGCCGATTGAGAACGAGCTTGTGGCCGATGCCTTTGCCGCCCTGACGGAGCAGGAACAAAGTATTCTGATACTGCACTGTGTCCTGGGAATGTCAGACGGCAAGATCGGTGAGATCATGGAGCTGTCCCGCTATGCCATCCAGCGGCGCAGACGGAAAGCACTGGACGAACTGCGGAACAAGTTGGCGGCGCTGATGCCGAAAGGAGGTTGA
- a CDS encoding helix-turn-helix domain-containing protein encodes MSEPDYKGRALLPMPVIEAARAGDAEAVEQVLRYYEGYINKLCTRTLYDEYSYPHECVDEYMKHLLEIKLIHAIVAMN; translated from the coding sequence ATGTCGGAACCTGACTACAAGGGCCGGGCGCTTCTCCCCATGCCGGTGATCGAAGCCGCCCGTGCCGGGGACGCCGAGGCCGTGGAACAGGTCTTGCGGTACTACGAGGGCTACATAAACAAGCTCTGTACCCGGACGCTGTATGACGAGTACAGCTATCCCCATGAGTGCGTGGACGAGTACATGAAGCACTTGCTGGAAATCAAGCTCATCCACGCTATTGTCGCCATGAATTGA
- a CDS encoding transposon-encoded TnpW family protein has translation MPQNQISATTTHKIGKTTYFVCASASEKATDTIDKKIKKLIRKDMEQNAGSVQK, from the coding sequence TTGCCGCAAAATCAGATCAGCGCCACAACGACGCATAAAATTGGCAAAACGACTTATTTTGTCTGTGCGTCGGCCAGCGAGAAAGCGACCGACACCATAGACAAGAAGATCAAAAAACTTATCCGCAAGGATATGGAGCAGAATGCCGGAAGCGTCCAGAAATAG
- a CDS encoding recombinase family protein has product MLQADKITALYCRLSQEDMQAGESESIQNQKLILQRYADEHFFLNTRFFVDDGFSGVSFEREGLQAMLREVEAGNVATVITKDLSRLGRNYLKTGELIEIVFPEYEVRYIAINDGVDTAREDNEFTPLRNWFNEFYARDTSKKIRAVKQAKAQRGERVNGEVPYGYIADPNDRNHLIPDPETAHAVKQIFAMYVRGDRICEIQNWLRDNEILTVGELRYRRTGRTQHPRPQLNAWYNWPEKTLYDILARQEYLGHTITAKTYKVSYKSKKTRKNAEDKRYFFPNTHEPLIDEETFELAQKRITTRHRPTKSDEIDLFSGLLFCGDCGYKMYLQKGAGTPERKHAYTCGNYRNRARNDFLCTTHYIRKSVLKELVLADLQRIMSYVKGHEQEFIQTATECSEQAMKKALGHQRKELDKAEARLGEINLLFRKLYEDNALGRLSNEQFVFLTSGYEDEKRELTKRTAELKKEIDTAAERSADVKRFVALVRRYTEISELTYENVHEFIDRILVYELDKNTNTRKIEIFYSFVGKVDTGDQPTESVSYFRQIGADVKSVVV; this is encoded by the coding sequence ATGTTACAGGCAGACAAGATAACCGCTTTATATTGCCGGTTAAGTCAAGAGGATATGCAGGCAGGCGAGAGCGAGAGCATCCAAAATCAGAAGTTGATCTTACAACGGTATGCGGATGAACATTTCTTTTTGAATACCCGCTTTTTCGTCGATGATGGCTTTTCCGGGGTGAGCTTCGAGCGTGAGGGGCTGCAAGCCATGCTCCGCGAGGTTGAGGCCGGGAACGTGGCGACGGTCATAACGAAAGACCTTTCCCGCCTGGGCCGGAACTACCTGAAAACCGGGGAGCTTATCGAAATCGTATTCCCGGAATATGAGGTGCGCTATATCGCCATTAACGACGGCGTGGACACGGCGCGGGAAGATAACGAGTTTACCCCCCTGCGGAATTGGTTTAATGAGTTTTACGCCCGCGATACGTCCAAGAAAATCCGGGCGGTGAAGCAGGCCAAGGCCCAGCGGGGCGAACGTGTCAACGGAGAAGTCCCCTATGGGTATATCGCAGACCCGAACGACCGCAATCATCTCATTCCTGACCCGGAAACGGCCCATGCTGTCAAGCAGATTTTCGCCATGTATGTGCGGGGCGACCGTATCTGTGAAATTCAAAACTGGCTGCGGGACAACGAGATTTTGACTGTTGGGGAACTCCGCTACCGCCGAACAGGAAGAACCCAACATCCCCGCCCCCAACTGAACGCCTGGTACAACTGGCCTGAAAAGACGCTGTATGACATTCTCGCCCGGCAGGAATATTTGGGCCATACCATCACGGCAAAAACCTACAAGGTGTCGTATAAGTCCAAAAAGACGCGGAAAAATGCGGAGGACAAGCGGTATTTCTTCCCCAACACCCACGAACCGCTGATTGACGAGGAAACCTTTGAACTTGCTCAAAAGCGCATCACCACCCGCCACCGTCCTACCAAGTCTGATGAAATCGACCTGTTTTCCGGGCTGCTGTTCTGCGGAGATTGCGGCTACAAAATGTATCTCCAAAAAGGAGCCGGAACGCCGGAGCGGAAACACGCTTACACCTGCGGTAACTACCGCAACCGGGCCAGAAATGATTTTCTTTGCACGACACATTACATCCGCAAAAGTGTCTTGAAAGAACTTGTCTTGGCTGACTTACAACGTATTATGTCCTATGTGAAAGGACATGAGCAGGAGTTTATTCAGACCGCTACCGAGTGCAGCGAGCAGGCCATGAAAAAGGCGCTGGGCCACCAGCGCAAGGAGCTTGACAAGGCGGAGGCCCGGCTGGGCGAAATCAACCTTTTATTCCGCAAGCTGTACGAGGACAACGCATTGGGCCGGTTATCGAATGAACAGTTTGTGTTTCTGACCTCCGGCTATGAGGACGAAAAACGGGAGTTGACAAAGCGGACCGCGGAGTTGAAAAAGGAGATCGACACCGCCGCCGAGCGCAGCGCCGATGTGAAAAGGTTTGTCGCCCTGGTACGCCGGTACACGGAGATCAGCGAATTGACCTATGAGAATGTCCATGAGTTTATCGACCGTATTTTGGTCTACGAATTGGACAAGAACACCAACACCCGCAAAATCGAAATCTTTTACAGCTTCGTGGGCAAGGTAGACACCGGCGACCAGCCCACGGAAAGCGTTTCTTATTTCAGGCAGATTGGCGCTGATGTCAAAAGCGTTGTCGTTTAG
- a CDS encoding cysteine-rich KTR domain-containing protein encodes MKGLLYPLCGSKTRNRIKEDTILNNYPFYYRKCKRESLIAVKDLQITVVKKLEAKY; translated from the coding sequence ATGAAAGGGTTATTATATCCTCTTTGCGGCAGTAAAACCCGTAACAGGATTAAAGAGGATACCATTTTGAATAACTACCCTTTTTACTATCGGAAGTGCAAGCGGGAAAGCTTGATAGCGGTAAAAGATTTGCAAATAACCGTGGTCAAGAAACTGGAGGCTAAGTATTGA
- a CDS encoding YbhB/YbcL family Raf kinase inhibitor-like protein translates to MENNVLEFECVGLNNGGKFPIENTGRGKDISPEFIIQNLSTRAVTLMITLEDLSHPIKGFTHWIIWNIPARDRITKAIPSGKSISSLQGAVQGIGYGFHCYAGPKPPKGKSHKYCFTVYVLDCKLDLSPFSFKRKVLSKANRHIIQEGKIYGYFE, encoded by the coding sequence ATGGAAAATAATGTTCTTGAATTTGAATGTGTAGGCTTAAATAATGGTGGGAAATTCCCTATTGAGAATACAGGTAGAGGGAAAGATATTTCACCGGAATTTATTATTCAAAATCTATCCACAAGGGCAGTTACTTTGATGATTACGCTTGAGGACTTGAGCCATCCGATAAAGGGATTTACGCATTGGATTATTTGGAATATTCCTGCGAGAGATAGAATTACGAAAGCAATTCCGTCAGGGAAATCAATATCTTCATTACAAGGTGCGGTACAAGGAATTGGGTATGGTTTTCATTGTTATGCAGGGCCGAAGCCACCTAAAGGAAAGTCTCATAAGTATTGTTTTACTGTTTATGTATTAGATTGCAAACTTGATTTGTCCCCTTTTTCTTTCAAACGAAAAGTTTTGAGTAAGGCTAATCGCCATATTATTCAGGAGGGGAAAATTTATGGGTATTTTGAATAA
- a CDS encoding LytR/AlgR family response regulator transcription factor, which translates to MIKFAICDDEPQMAREIADQLASYMKETAGGYSVECFSSGYALLKSSEEFDVIFLDIQMERPDGMETARLLRQRDNHSLLVFVTVLKECVFDAFQVEAYDYLLKPLDRARFRQTMDRALGWLERDAAKNLVIQRGSGCQVVLLSDLMYCEVLGRKIYLHKNDGRVVDYYDRLEELEQRVDSRFFKCHRSYLVNLDYVSGCQGGQVLLQRGERLPVSRLRERELTQALLRHMKERGA; encoded by the coding sequence ATGATAAAGTTCGCAATCTGCGATGACGAGCCACAGATGGCCCGGGAAATTGCGGATCAGCTTGCAAGCTATATGAAGGAAACTGCCGGTGGCTACTCGGTGGAGTGTTTCTCCAGCGGGTACGCGCTGCTGAAGTCCTCAGAGGAATTTGACGTTATTTTTCTTGACATCCAGATGGAGCGCCCGGACGGCATGGAGACAGCAAGGCTGCTGCGCCAGCGGGATAATCACAGTCTGCTGGTGTTTGTGACCGTATTGAAGGAGTGCGTGTTCGACGCCTTTCAGGTGGAGGCATACGACTATCTTCTAAAACCCTTGGACAGAGCCCGATTCCGGCAGACCATGGACCGGGCCTTGGGCTGGCTGGAGCGGGACGCGGCGAAAAATCTGGTGATACAGCGGGGCTCCGGATGTCAGGTGGTTTTGCTCTCGGACCTTATGTATTGCGAGGTGCTGGGCAGGAAAATTTATCTTCACAAAAATGACGGAAGGGTGGTTGACTACTATGACCGGCTGGAGGAGCTGGAACAGCGGGTGGACAGCCGCTTTTTCAAGTGCCATCGGAGTTACCTGGTGAATCTGGACTATGTGAGCGGGTGCCAGGGTGGGCAGGTTCTGCTGCAAAGGGGAGAGCGCCTCCCGGTTTCCCGGCTGCGGGAGCGGGAGCTGACCCAGGCTCTTTTGCGCCACATGAAGGAGAGGGGTGCCTAG
- a CDS encoding sensor histidine kinase, which produces MDYFSLIMDMVSIVGQGVAHIFFVSRLTGKERRLWHFAVYCLTLCGIQGLALRLGDNGIFSIATGILGLYAINRFAFRNQRPISWLAAVLAFYVSQLSFGFINSVEAVVVPPFFGSPLLYLLLLVAQVLYFVLCICCYRAVRKLLAWTEDSQTPYIGLLLFPGLFFFAAELYILQTSYSFFDPAISLAEVGKHSTLLLLQIMGLAALLCTLYAYRQLCQGFQAKAELQSLTQAAHTQKVYITEAQARYEQTKSFRHDIKNHLSVLDGLLKSGKLEEGRGYLKRLETVSEALSFPYQTGNPVVDILLGEKLGLAKEIAAEVSLVLPKPCGIDDFDLCVLFANALDNAIAACRALEGAKALRISGKRQGDFYLLAFENTCSEEPLPPAGTGLSNIKAVAEKYHGAVLTEKNGRQYYLSVLMNTSALQ; this is translated from the coding sequence ATGGATTATTTCAGCCTGATTATGGACATGGTCAGTATCGTTGGGCAGGGGGTGGCCCATATTTTCTTTGTCAGCCGCCTGACCGGAAAGGAGCGCAGGCTTTGGCATTTTGCGGTCTACTGCCTTACCCTCTGCGGGATTCAAGGGCTGGCGCTGCGCCTGGGCGACAACGGCATCTTCTCCATCGCCACAGGTATTCTGGGGCTGTACGCCATCAACCGCTTCGCGTTTAGGAACCAGCGGCCCATCTCCTGGCTGGCGGCGGTGCTGGCCTTTTATGTTTCGCAGCTCTCCTTTGGCTTTATCAACTCTGTGGAGGCGGTGGTGGTTCCACCGTTTTTCGGAAGCCCGCTGCTGTATCTGCTGCTTCTGGTGGCACAGGTCCTCTATTTTGTGTTGTGCATTTGCTGTTACCGCGCCGTGCGGAAACTCCTGGCCTGGACAGAGGACAGTCAGACGCCTTACATCGGTCTGCTGTTGTTTCCGGGCCTGTTTTTCTTTGCCGCGGAGCTGTATATCCTCCAGACCTCCTACAGCTTTTTTGACCCCGCTATTTCTCTGGCGGAGGTGGGCAAGCACAGTACGCTGCTGCTCCTGCAAATCATGGGTCTGGCGGCGCTGCTGTGCACCCTGTACGCTTACCGCCAGCTCTGCCAGGGGTTTCAGGCCAAGGCGGAGCTGCAATCGCTGACCCAGGCCGCGCATACACAGAAGGTCTACATCACCGAAGCTCAAGCGCGCTATGAGCAGACAAAATCCTTCCGCCATGACATTAAAAATCATCTGTCCGTATTGGACGGCTTGCTCAAGAGCGGAAAGCTGGAGGAGGGCAGAGGCTATCTGAAAAGGCTGGAAACCGTCTCGGAGGCTCTGTCCTTTCCCTATCAGACCGGCAATCCGGTAGTGGATATTCTATTGGGGGAGAAGCTGGGGCTGGCGAAGGAGATCGCGGCGGAGGTGTCCCTGGTCTTGCCCAAGCCCTGCGGGATCGACGACTTTGACCTGTGCGTGCTCTTTGCTAACGCCCTGGACAACGCCATCGCCGCCTGTCGAGCTCTGGAGGGAGCCAAGGCCCTTCGCATCAGCGGCAAGCGGCAGGGAGATTTCTATTTGCTGGCCTTTGAGAACACCTGCTCCGAGGAACCCCTGCCCCCGGCGGGGACCGGGCTTTCCAACATCAAAGCGGTGGCGGAAAAGTATCACGGGGCGGTGCTGACGGAGAAAAACGGCCGGCAGTATTATCTGAGTGTGCTGATGAACACTTCAGCCTTGCAATAA
- a CDS encoding M24 family metallopeptidase: MKNPVERIRDRLIAGDSQKAVLVFSECNRRYFTEFPSDIGILLITADEAYLLQDFRYEEAAGYSAKNCKVVGFKKIYETLCELLEKHGVKQVYLEINKLSVSQARKFEKELGGKGIEVVLDETLDNAIKDQRMIKSPEEVKKIEASQAITDAAFEHILPFIKEGVTERELALEIEFFMRKNGADGVAFDLIVAAGKSGSQCHAVPSQNTVQKGDFITMDTGALLDGYHSDMTRTVALGKVSDEQRKVYETVLEAQMAVINAVKPGMVCKDVDKIARDIIEKDYPGAFGHGLGHGVGFEIHEWPAFSSKDETVCQEGMVITDEPGVYLPAQYGVRIEDMLLITADGCRSLTKSPKELIEL, encoded by the coding sequence ATGAAAAACCCTGTTGAGCGCATAAGGGACAGGCTCATCGCCGGGGACAGCCAGAAGGCGGTGCTGGTGTTTTCCGAGTGCAACCGCCGGTACTTCACCGAGTTCCCCTCGGACATCGGCATATTGCTGATAACGGCCGACGAGGCCTATCTGCTGCAGGACTTCCGCTATGAGGAGGCGGCCGGCTACTCGGCCAAAAACTGCAAAGTGGTGGGCTTCAAGAAAATATATGAGACGCTCTGCGAGCTTCTGGAGAAACACGGCGTGAAGCAGGTCTATCTGGAGATCAACAAGCTCTCTGTGTCCCAGGCAAGGAAATTCGAGAAGGAACTGGGCGGCAAGGGCATCGAGGTGGTCCTGGACGAGACCCTGGACAACGCCATAAAGGACCAGCGGATGATAAAGTCCCCGGAGGAAGTTAAGAAGATAGAAGCCTCCCAGGCCATTACCGACGCGGCTTTTGAGCATATACTGCCCTTTATCAAGGAGGGCGTGACCGAGCGGGAGCTGGCCCTGGAGATAGAGTTCTTCATGCGCAAAAACGGCGCCGACGGCGTGGCCTTCGACCTAATTGTGGCGGCGGGCAAAAGCGGCTCCCAGTGCCACGCGGTGCCAAGCCAGAACACTGTGCAGAAGGGCGACTTCATAACCATGGACACCGGCGCGCTTTTGGACGGCTACCACTCCGACATGACCCGCACGGTGGCTCTCGGCAAGGTCAGCGACGAGCAGCGAAAGGTCTATGAGACGGTGCTGGAGGCCCAAATGGCCGTTATAAACGCGGTGAAGCCCGGCATGGTCTGCAAGGACGTAGACAAGATAGCCCGGGACATCATCGAGAAGGACTACCCCGGCGCCTTCGGCCACGGCCTTGGCCACGGAGTGGGCTTTGAAATACACGAGTGGCCGGCGTTCTCCTCAAAGGACGAGACTGTATGCCAGGAGGGTATGGTGATAACAGACGAGCCCGGCGTCTATCTGCCTGCCCAGTACGGCGTGCGTATAGAGGATATGCTGCTTATCACCGCCGACGGGTGCCGGAGCCTGACAAAGTCGCCCAAGGAGCTTATCGAGCTGTAA
- a CDS encoding YqeG family HAD IIIA-type phosphatase → MALFRPTAVKPRIGEVTPRLLRRLGARAVLLDVDNTLATYTSHEPIKGALEWTRELIGAGYKVVIVSNNYKKRVSAFAARFGLPYISFAIKPLPFGYVRAAKMLGLRCRDCVIIGDQIFTDVIGANLCGMKSVLLEPLDPEEGWTFRVRRHLEKGLRNKFKVREDVIK, encoded by the coding sequence ATGGCACTGTTTAGACCTACCGCGGTAAAGCCCCGCATCGGGGAGGTCACCCCGCGGCTTCTCCGGCGGCTGGGTGCCCGGGCCGTACTGCTGGACGTGGACAACACCCTCGCCACCTACACCTCCCACGAGCCTATAAAGGGCGCGCTGGAATGGACCCGGGAGCTCATTGGGGCGGGGTACAAAGTGGTGATAGTGTCCAACAATTACAAAAAGCGGGTATCGGCCTTTGCCGCAAGGTTCGGTCTGCCCTATATCAGCTTTGCCATAAAGCCCCTGCCCTTTGGGTATGTACGGGCGGCAAAAATGCTGGGGCTTCGGTGCCGGGACTGCGTCATAATCGGCGACCAGATCTTCACCGACGTGATAGGCGCCAATCTCTGCGGCATGAAGTCCGTGCTGTTGGAGCCCCTCGACCCCGAGGAGGGCTGGACCTTCAGGGTGAGAAGGCACCTTGAGAAGGGGCTTAGAAATAAATTTAAAGTGAGAGAGGATGTAATAAAATGA
- the rpsU gene encoding 30S ribosomal protein S21, with translation MAEIRLKENESLDSALRRFKKQCARAGVIQEVRKREAYEKPSVKRKKKSEAARKRKYK, from the coding sequence ATGGCTGAGATACGGCTCAAGGAAAACGAGTCACTGGACAGTGCCCTGCGGCGCTTTAAGAAGCAGTGCGCCCGCGCTGGCGTTATCCAGGAGGTTCGCAAGCGGGAGGCTTATGAAAAGCCCTCCGTCAAGCGTAAGAAAAAGTCCGAAGCGGCCCGCAAGCGCAAGTATAAGTGA